One region of Dokdonia sp. 4H-3-7-5 genomic DNA includes:
- a CDS encoding OmpA family protein, with product MKNIYTLLIILCVSAGAFGQVQKGDRFFNKGDYASAAKYYEVALRKNNSKEILGKLIDAYYLDQDYRSASIYLNQLVGQRFNDEDRTYDNEFNFKMFHVLNTTLDSDQGIDYLDIYYKNKGEDFDKVAAIKLLEDLMKKNPKFDATKSNISSEADDFGPVRVGDSVFFTSDRLNDDVLRTLFARRFKTTQRPFLDIYGVRVNDKNELAGEAVRLKQGVNSPLHDGNLCFNTAGDEMYLSRSAYKNGDSGKMFDEEQTNRVHLYKSVRIDGIWRDAERLSFVNENYSYMHPTLTRDGKRLYFASDMEGGLGGFDIYYVTVQLDGTYSTPVNLGPTINTIHREQFPFVSNTGDLYFSTDGRLGLGLLDIFVAPLTVKGFTEPINLGAPINSKYDDFSLSYYSDNNGLYATNRNGTDDDIYSFVQTGEIITREFKTQFEIRDADTDELISDAAIKILGYQGKEVYADRKEDAAPFQVPLTVDDYTFIASGDNHEEGRMDIQIRGIQTAPYVIKVKRIFTDSELALMKEKNLSKDLKEKDPSRFELLTDVNAPQVVEKEGKLFMDVAPIYFDFDLHVVREDSQAVLDRLAAKLTKYKRIKIKISSHTDSRGPAAYNMPLSEKRAKSTFDYLVSKGIDASRIQYQGYGDTKPVINCPVGKCTEDDHQLNRRSEFEITGY from the coding sequence ATGAAAAATATATACACATTACTTATTATACTCTGTGTAAGTGCAGGTGCATTTGGGCAAGTACAAAAGGGAGATCGTTTTTTTAATAAGGGAGACTACGCTAGTGCTGCAAAGTATTATGAAGTGGCTTTAAGAAAAAATAACTCTAAAGAAATACTAGGGAAACTTATTGACGCTTACTATTTAGATCAAGATTATAGAAGCGCTTCTATATATCTTAATCAGCTAGTAGGACAGCGATTTAATGACGAGGATAGAACATATGATAATGAGTTTAATTTCAAAATGTTTCACGTACTTAATACTACTTTAGATTCTGATCAGGGTATTGACTACCTTGATATTTATTATAAAAACAAAGGTGAAGACTTTGATAAAGTCGCTGCTATTAAATTATTGGAAGATTTAATGAAGAAAAATCCAAAATTTGACGCTACCAAGAGTAATATAAGCTCAGAAGCAGACGACTTTGGACCCGTAAGAGTAGGAGATAGTGTTTTCTTTACATCAGATAGATTAAATGACGATGTACTTAGAACCTTATTTGCAAGGCGTTTTAAGACTACACAAAGACCATTCTTAGATATTTACGGAGTACGAGTAAATGACAAAAATGAACTCGCAGGTGAAGCTGTAAGACTTAAGCAAGGAGTAAACTCACCACTTCATGATGGTAATCTGTGTTTTAACACAGCAGGCGATGAGATGTACTTATCTCGTAGTGCTTATAAAAATGGAGATAGCGGGAAGATGTTTGATGAAGAACAAACTAATAGGGTTCATCTTTATAAAAGTGTTCGTATTGATGGAATATGGAGAGATGCAGAACGTCTGTCATTTGTAAATGAAAATTATTCTTACATGCATCCTACACTTACTAGAGATGGAAAGCGTTTGTACTTTGCCTCAGATATGGAAGGAGGTCTTGGCGGGTTTGATATCTACTATGTAACCGTACAGCTAGATGGGACGTATAGTACTCCGGTAAATTTAGGGCCTACAATTAATACTATTCATAGAGAGCAATTTCCATTTGTTTCGAACACAGGAGATTTATATTTTTCTACAGATGGACGTTTAGGTTTAGGTTTACTTGATATTTTTGTAGCACCACTCACAGTAAAAGGGTTCACAGAGCCTATTAACCTAGGAGCACCTATTAATTCTAAATATGATGATTTTAGTCTAAGTTACTATTCTGATAATAACGGATTGTATGCCACTAATCGTAATGGAACAGATGACGATATCTATAGCTTTGTACAAACTGGAGAAATCATAACTCGCGAGTTTAAAACGCAGTTTGAAATACGTGACGCAGATACTGATGAACTTATCTCAGATGCGGCAATAAAGATCCTAGGATATCAAGGGAAAGAAGTTTATGCAGACCGTAAAGAGGATGCTGCACCTTTCCAAGTACCACTTACTGTAGACGATTATACGTTTATAGCTTCTGGAGATAATCATGAAGAAGGACGTATGGATATTCAAATACGAGGTATACAGACAGCACCTTATGTAATCAAAGTAAAGAGGATATTTACAGACAGTGAGCTTGCTCTTATGAAAGAGAAAAATCTTTCTAAAGACCTTAAAGAGAAAGATCCAAGTCGTTTTGAGTTGCTTACAGATGTAAATGCACCACAGGTTGTGGAGAAGGAAGGTAAGCTATTTATGGATGTAGCTCCTATTTATTTTGATTTTGATTTACATGTGGTGCGTGAAGATTCGCAAGCTGTACTTGATAGACTGGCTGCTAAGCTTACCAAATACAAGCGCATTAAAATAAAAATAAGCTCTCACACAGATAGTCGTGGTCCAGCCGCATATAATATGCCGCTATCAGAAAAAAGAGCAAAAAGTACCTTTGACTACCTAGTTAGTAAAGGAATCGATGCTTCAAGAATACAATATCAAGGATATGGCGATACAAAGCCTGTGATTAACTGTCCTGTAGGTAAGTGTACAGAAGATGATCATCAGCTTAACAGACGTAGTGAATTTGAAATCACTGGTTATTAA